One genomic segment of Rhizorhabdus phycosphaerae includes these proteins:
- the hisI gene encoding phosphoribosyl-AMP cyclohydrolase, producing MEQDREKGARLLPRFDAAGLITAVVTDHRTGEVLMLAHMNAEALQATVATGEATFFSRSRNRLWKKGETSGNVMRVVEARIDCDQDAVWLQCEPAGPACHTGQRSCFYRRIESDGETLEDVHSAEK from the coding sequence ATGGAACAGGACCGTGAAAAGGGCGCCAGGCTGCTGCCCCGTTTCGATGCCGCCGGACTTATCACGGCGGTGGTGACCGATCACAGGACCGGTGAAGTGCTGATGCTGGCCCATATGAACGCCGAAGCGCTGCAGGCCACCGTCGCGACCGGCGAGGCGACCTTCTTTTCGCGCTCGCGCAACCGGCTGTGGAAGAAGGGCGAGACGAGCGGCAACGTCATGCGCGTCGTCGAGGCGCGAATCGACTGCGACCAGGATGCCGTCTGGCTGCAATGCGAACCGGCGGGGCCGGCCTGCCACACCGGTCAGCGGAGCTGCTTCTATCGCCGCATCGAAAGCGACGGCGAGACGCTGGAAGACGTTCATTCTGCAGAAAAGTGA
- a CDS encoding MerR family transcriptional regulator — protein sequence MASNSASAVRHRDEHTPDSFTISEMSREFDITPRALRFYEEEGLIAPRREGAARIYSRRDWRRVGLILRGKAVGFSLDEIGELLDLYDPRDKGAAQRAAAKRYCELKEDELRRQREAIESKLGELQRFAVQLDGKCN from the coding sequence GTGGCTTCCAACAGTGCATCCGCCGTCCGCCACCGGGACGAGCACACCCCCGACAGTTTCACAATCTCGGAGATGTCGCGCGAGTTCGACATCACGCCGCGCGCGCTGCGCTTCTATGAGGAAGAGGGGCTGATCGCCCCGCGTCGCGAAGGTGCGGCGCGCATCTACTCGCGGCGTGACTGGCGGCGCGTGGGGCTGATCCTGCGCGGCAAGGCGGTCGGCTTCAGCCTGGACGAGATCGGCGAACTGCTCGATCTCTATGATCCGCGCGACAAGGGCGCGGCCCAGCGCGCGGCGGCGAAGCGCTACTGCGAACTCAAGGAAGACGAATTGCGGCGCCAGCGCGAGGCGATCGAGTCGAAGCTCGGCGAACTCCAGCGTTTTGCGGTGCAGCTCGACGGCAAATGTAACTGA
- a CDS encoding DUF1465 family protein yields the protein MNDGPREIRLRGRLVESLYTEAMLLADEARAYFEHRGREDRETLDPLGRVTMSCESLKVTTRLMHVLAWLLTERAIELGQMSDEEALASARRLGDAAGSERIVLDGLPAQARMLVESSLDLYARVRRLEGEAPDLPGPAISPALSLLDRLERAF from the coding sequence ATGAACGATGGTCCTCGGGAGATTCGGCTGCGTGGCAGGCTCGTGGAGAGCCTCTACACCGAAGCCATGCTGCTGGCTGACGAGGCCCGGGCCTATTTCGAGCATCGTGGCCGCGAGGATCGCGAGACGCTGGACCCGCTGGGCCGGGTCACGATGAGCTGCGAATCGCTCAAGGTCACCACGCGATTGATGCACGTGCTCGCCTGGCTTCTGACGGAGCGGGCGATCGAGCTCGGCCAGATGAGCGACGAGGAGGCGCTGGCCTCGGCGCGGCGCCTCGGCGATGCAGCCGGCTCCGAGCGGATTGTCCTCGATGGATTGCCAGCCCAGGCGCGGATGCTCGTCGAATCGAGCCTCGACCTCTACGCGCGGGTCCGCCGCCTCGAAGGCGAGGCACCCGATCTGCCCGGCCCTGCCATCAGCCCCGCCCTCAGCCTGCTGGACCGGCTCGAACGGGCCTTCTAA